The following are encoded together in the Oncorhynchus clarkii lewisi isolate Uvic-CL-2024 chromosome 25, UVic_Ocla_1.0, whole genome shotgun sequence genome:
- the LOC139383613 gene encoding uncharacterized protein, which yields MSVPTTRSINVCTHHPLHQCLYPPPAPSMPVPTTRSINNCTHHPLHQCLYPPPAPSMPVPTTRSINACTHHPLHQCLYPPPAPSMPVPTTRSINVCTHHPLHQCLYPPPAPSMPVPLLLPALHPPLHQCLYPSCSLLSTPRSINACTPPAPCSPPPAPSMPVPLLLPALHPLLHQCLYPSCSLLSTTRSINACTPPAPCSPPLLHQRLYPSCSLNSTTRSINACTPPSPCSPPPLYQCLYPSCSLLSTTRYINACTPPAPCSPPPLHQCLYPSFPLLSTPRSINACTPSSPCSPPPLHQCLYPSFTLLSTSAPSMPVPLLHLALHLRSINACTPPSPCSPPPLHQCLYPSFTLLSTPRSINACTPPSPCSPPPAPSMPVPLLLPALHLRSINACTPPSPCSPPPAPSMPVPLLLPALHLRSINACTPPSPCSPPPLHQCLYPSFSLLSTSAPSMPVPLLHPALHPPLHQCLYPSFSLLSTSAPSMPVPLLLPALHLRSINACTPPSPCSPPPLHQCLNPSFSLLSTPRALQPDYGIDKIK from the coding sequence ATGTCTGTACCCACCACCCGCTCCATCAATGTCTGTACCCACCACCCGCTCCATCAATGTCTGTACCCACCACCCGCTCCATCAATGCCTGTACCCACCACCCGCTCCATCAATAACTGTACCCACCACCCGCTCCATCAATGCCTGTACCCACCACCCGCTCCATCAATGCCTGTACCCACCACCCGCTCCATCAATGCCTGTACCCACCACCCGCTCCATCAATGCCTGTACCCACCACCCGCTCCATCAATGCCTGTACCCACCACCCGCTCCATCAATGTCTGTACTCACCACCCGCTCCATCAATGCCTGTACCCACCACCTGCTCCATCAATGCCTGTACCCCTCCTGCTCCCTGCTCTCCACCCCCCGCTCCATCAATGCCTGTACCCCTCCTGCTCCCTGCTCTCCACCCCCCGCTCCATCAATGCCTGTACCCCTCCTGCTCCCTGCTCTCCACCCCCCGCTCCATCAATGCCTGTACCCCTCCTGCTCCCTGCTCTCCACCCCCTGCTCCATCAATGCCTGTACCCCTCCTGCTCCCTGCTCTCCACCACCCGCTCCATCAATGCCTGTACCCCTCCTGCTCCCTGCTCTCCACCCCTGCTCCATCAACGCCTGTACCCCTCCTGCTCCCTGAACTCCACCACCCGCTCCATCAATGCCTGTACCCCTCCTTCACCCTGCTCTCCACCCCCGCTCTATCAATGCCTGTACCCCTCCTGCTCCCTGCTCTCCACCACCCGCTACATCAATGCCTGTACCCCTCCTGCTCCCTGCTCTCCACCTCCGCTCCATCAATGCCTGTACCCCTCCTTCCCCCTGCTCTCCACCCCCCGCTCCATCAATGCCTGTACCCCTTCTTCTCCCTGCTCTCCACCTCCGCTCCATCAATGCCTGTACCCCTCCTTCACCCTGCTCTCCACCTCCGCTCCATCAATGCCTGTACCCCTCCTTCACCTTGCTCTCCACCTCCGTTCCATCAATGCCTGTACCCCTCCTTCTCCCTGCTCTCCACCTCCGCTCCATCAATGCCTGTACCCCTCCTTCACCCTGCTCTCCACCCCCCGCTCCATCAATGCCTGTACCCCTCCTTCACCCTGCTCTCCACCCCCCGCTCCATCAATGCCTGTACCCCTCCTTCTCCCTGCTCTCCACCTCCGCTCCATCAATGCCTGTACCCCTCCTTCACCCTGCTCTCCACCCCCCGCTCCATCAATGCCTGTACCCCTCCTTCTCCCTGCTCTCCACCTCCGCTCCATCAATGCCTGTACCCCTCCTTCTCCCTGCTCTCCACCTCCGCTCCATCAATGCCTGTACCCCTCCTTCTCCCTGCTCTCCACCTCCGCTCCATCAATGCCTGTACCCCTCCTTCACCCTGCTCTCCACCCCCCGCTCCATCAATGCCTGTACCCCTCCTTCTCCCTGCTCTCCACCTCCGCTCCATCAATGCCTGTACCCCTCCTTCTCCCTGCTCTCCACCTCCGCTCCATCAATGCCTGTACCCCTCCTTCTCCCTGCTCTCCACCTCCGCTCCATCAATGCCTGAACCCCTCCTTCTCCCTGCTCTCCACCCCCCGAGCTTTACAACCTGATTATGGAATTGATAAAATCAAGTAG